A window of Maioricimonas rarisocia genomic DNA:
CTGTGAAGGGTGGAGCCCGGCACTGTCAAGTTGCCGCAGCACGAACCGGTCGATCGGTCCTTTGGACCAGTTGTCGTCGGAACTCCGTGAGGGGGCAGTTATCCGGGCGAGTCGCCGAAAGGCCCAGTGCTTCTTTGCTCGATCCATCTTGGGATCGAGAACGTCTGCGTCATCGGGCCACCGTGCACCCTGATCGATCCAGGCACGCAGCAGGCTGACCTGCTCTTCGGAAAGCGGTTTGTTTCCCTCGGGGGGCATCAGACGATCTTCGTTGCCGCCGGAGACGAACTGGATGAGCAGGCTCTCGTTGCTCTTGCCCGCAACGATTGCCGCCCCGCTGTCGCCTCCTCGCAGCGCCCTGGCTTTGATGCCCAGGTTCAGGCTTCCCTCTTCCGTCGTCCCTGCGTGACACTCGTAGCAGTTGTCCCGCAGGATCGGCTGGATGTCGCGCACGAAGTCGACAGGAGTCGAACGTGTCGCCTTCTGCCGGGTGTCGGAATCCGCCGCCTGAGCAGGGGCTTCTGTCTGCAGAGCGAATCCACGGCCGACCAGCAGGCCAATGCAGATGGCCATGAACATCGAGCAACGATCAGACGGAAGAGTCAATGGAAGGACCTTCATGCTTGTTCGTTGACAGGGAGATCAAAGGCGGGGCACACGACGACCTCGCGGGTCAATGTGCAGAACGTCATAACGCACAGCACGACCGGCGGATGCTCTGTCGTCGAACCAACTTCGTACTTGTCGTTGCGACTTTGCCTTCGTTCAGCGTAGGTGAAGTCAGACGGAGCAGCAATTCGCCAATGCGCAGATCGCTTTCGATTTTTGTCAGCACCGCTCCGGGGGCGGCGACTCACGCGCGCGGTTTCGTCGTCGGTACTCGCCGGGTGTGGTGCCAAAATACTGGCGAAAGGCCTGAGACAGAGTGGCGGCCGTCGCGAATCCGGCCTCGGTGGCGATTGCAGCGACAGGTTTGTCCGAATCGAGCAGCAGACGGCCGACGTGAGCCATGCGGACGCGTCGAATCTCTTCGGCGGGGCTGCGATTGAGTTCCTGGCGGAACCGCTGCTCCAGTCGTCTCCGAGAGACTGGAAACGCGTCCAGCAGGTCGGCGACCGTAATGCCGCCCGGAGCCCGGTCGCGAATAAACCGCAACACGTCTGCGATCTCGTCGTCCAACATCGCGAGGATATCGGTCGAATGCCGGGCCCGCACTCGAAGCGGCGGGATCAGTGTGGGCTGTTTCGGCGTGGCGCCACTCTTCATCATGCGCGCCAGCTTCTGTGCTGCTGTGGCACCGATTCGATGACTTGCCAGTTCGACCGCCGAGATCTGCGGCGACGCAACATTGCAGAGCAGGTCGTCGTCGTCGCCGGAAAGCACCGCCACCTCGTCGGGAATCCGGATCGATTCGACCGAGCAGATCTCGACAAGCTGACGGGCGGGGTAGGGATCGGCAGCGAAGATTCCCAGCGGACGTGGAAGCGTCGCCAGCCAGCGGCGCACATTCGAGTAGTTTGTCAGCCAGCCAGCCGCGTCGTCGCGGGCCGCCTCGTACAGTGCGCACTCGTATCCGCCGGCCGCCACAGCGTCTGCGAAAGCCTGGGGACGGACATCCGAGTAACGACCGATCGGGGGCGCATAGCAGGCGAAGTGAGTGAGTCCCCGGTCGCGCAGATGCTCGAAGGCCATCCGGCCGCGGGCTGCATCATCGGTTGCGACGCGCGCCAGCCAGTCGTACTTGGGAAACATGTTTCCGACGTCGACGACCGGCCGTTTCAGACCCTCGACGTGCCGGACGGACGAAGTGGATCGCAATGAAGCGATGATGCCGTCGCCGTTCCAGATCTTCGGCAACCGCAAGCGACCTTGCGCGTCGCGCGGCGCAATCAGGACCGTCCAACCTCGGGAACGACCGAAGCGGCAGACGGCTTCGACGATATTCCGTCCCCAGGAGTCGTCGGTATCGACGAGAATGCCAACATGTCGTGGTCGATGGGTGGCAGCCAAGGTGCATGATCCGGGATGCACGAAGGAGAGACCGCGCGATGCGCAGTATAGTAACCCGGATGCGCAGGTGCGCATGGCTCAGGGGGGCGACCCGGCGGACCATCAGCGGCGGAAGCGGTTACGGGTTCCGAGCGGGATGATCCGTGCATTCAGCAACTTAAGCAGCGGCCGGGCCGGCAACGCAAGCGCGTGCAGGCGACGCAAGTGTCACGGGTGACAATAAAAACGCCCCGTTGTCCACTGGAGACAACGAGGCGACCAGAGAGCGGGCGACGGGACTCGAACCCGCGACATTCAGCTTGGGAAGCTGACACTCTACCAGCTGAGTTACGCCCGCGGAGGACCGGGTCGTCGGTCGACCGGTCATACTCGCGAAGAGCCCAAGTATCTCATTCGTTCGCGGGGTTGGCAAGCGCGAGCGAGCCAGTTTGAGGCGGGCCGTTGCCGTGCCTGGTTCCTCAGAGTGCCGCTCAGGATTCCGGCTGCGAACCGGACTGCGGATCGACGTGCAACGCCAGCCAGATCGTTTCCGCATCCGGCTGCGTCCATTCGACGCGGTGCCGCCGGTGTGCCGGAATCATCAGGCTGTCGCCCGGCTGCAGCTCGAACACTTCGGCAGGATCTTCCAGCCGCAGGCGAGCCGCTCCCTGCATCAGCAGAACCCACTCATCCTGCTGCTGGTCGTACCACTCGCCGGGCGGCGTCGCATGGCCGACCGAAACGATCCGCTCCAGTCGCAGGCCTTCCTGCTGCAGCAGCGTTTCGAAGACCTCGTCGACAGGCCGGCGGGGCAGGGGAGTGAGGAGATTGCGCAGCGTCATGGGATCACCTCAGCGACCGGCGATGAGCCTGCATCCCGCGTTCACTCTGCCGGCTGCTCCGAGCCGTTCTCCGCGGGAGCGTCGAGCCGTTCGAGGGGACCGACGCCGACGGTTGTCAGTTGCCGCAGTGGATACTGGTCGAGCAGATTGCGGATGTCGGCGGTCGTCAGCGAACGAACGACCTCGAGGTCGTCTTCGACCGTGCGGTATTCGTTCCGGTACAGCCAGTTACCTCCCAGTGAGGCGAGCCGGCCCATCGGGCGTTCGCTCTGCAGTACGATGCGGGCGGAGACCTTGTTGCGGGCCTGCTCGAGTTCCTCTTCGGTGACGCCGTGACGGTTCACTTCTTCATAAATCACGCCGACGCGGTCGAGATTGTCGCGGATGTCCTCCGGGCGGCTGCAGACGTACGTCGCCCAGGTGCCGCTGCCGTCGTAGTCGTTGTAGCTGAGTTCGGCGGCCTCGGCGTAGCCGGGGTCAACAATATCCCAGTAGAGGCGGCTGCCGGAGTCATCCCCCACGATGACGGACAGCAGGTCGGCGGCATACCGGAGCGGGCTGGCTGATGGGGGAGCGGGACCGAGCTGCATGACGTGCTGCTGCTGGATGGACGGCTTGGGAACGCAGAACCGGGCTCCCCGGGGGGCCGCCTCGGTCGTATCCCGCGCCGGGTTGCCGGCAGGCCAGTCGCCGCAGTGCTGTTCGGCAAGTTGCCGCACGTTGTCCCAGGTCGTGTTGCCTGCCACGGCGAGAATGATGTTTCCTGCCTTGTAGCGATCGGCGTGATACGTCCGCATCTGCTCGGCGGTGAGGGCCGAGATGCTCTCGGTGGTGCCGAGGATGCTGTTTCCCAGTGGATGCCCCGTGAAGTGCTGCTGCATCACGTGATCGTAGGCGGTAAAGCCGGGCAGGTCCTCGTACATGCCGATCTCTTCGAGAATGACCTGCTTCTCGAGATCAAAGTCCTCCTGCCGCAGGCTGGGAGTCATCAGAGTGGCGAGGAGCTCGAACGTGCGGGGAAGGTACTCCGGAAGGACTGCCGCGTAGAAGAGCGTGACTTCTTCGCTGGTCGACGCGTTATAGCGTGCACCGAGTTCGTCGAAGATGCGATTGATGTCGTCGGCGGTGAAACTCTCGTCTCCCTTGAACGCCATGTGTTCGAGGAAGTGGCTGACGCCGGCAACTTCGGGCGTTTCGTCGCGCGAGCCTGTGCGGACGAAGAAGCCGGCGGCCGTGCTCTGGGCCCGCGGATTGAGTTCCGCAATGACCTGCAGTCCGTTGGAGAGTTGCGTCTGATGAAAGTGCATGACGGCTGTTTGCCTGGATTGGTACTCGGATGTTCGGGGCGGCCCGGGGGACGCGGCAGCGTGAGTCAGCCCGGCAGGTGCAGGGGCTGGGGACCGACGGCGAGCAGCGTGATGTCATCGACGGGGTGCTCGCGGACGTAATCGAGAATCTGCGGGACCGTCAGATCGTCGAGCTTGCGGTGAATCTCGTCGAGAGTCTGGACGCGGCCGAGATGAAACCAGTCACGAGCGATCGAAGAGGCTCGGGCCGAGGTCGATTCCTGCTGCATGATCAGGGCGCTCTTCGCGCGGGCCTTGCAGCGGAACAGCTCGCTGTCGTCGATCCCTTCTTTCAGCTTGCGGATCTCTGCAAGCATCACGTCCAGCGTCTCCTGGGCCCGTTCGACCGTCGTGCCGGCGTACGCGAGAATCCGGGCTTCCTCCAGCAGACTGTTGAGTGAAGCGTAGACCGAATAGCAGAGTCCCCGCTTCTCCCGCACTTCCGTGAACAGTCGGGAGCTGCTGCCGCCACTGAGGATGCTGACGGCTGCCCACGCGGCGTAGTAGTCTTCGTGTCGGTAAGGGACGGCGTCGAACGCGAGGCCGATATGCGTCTGGGCCGAATCGGCTTCGATGTGTGTCTCGGCGGCCGTGCGGGGGACACGAGTGACATCCCGAACTTCGGAAGTCGACCAGTCGCCGAACAGTTCCTGTACCGCTTCGCGGACCTGTGCCGGGTCGATATGACCGGCGACGCCCAGAATCGTTCCGTTCGGTCGGAAGCTGCGCTTGTAGTGGCTGCGGACGTTCGCCGGCGTCACCGCCTCCAGCTCGCTGAGCGTGCCGTCGACCGGCCGGTTCCAGGGAGCGTCGTAACAGCGGCGGCGCAGTTCGACGAGGACCTTGCGCTGGGGGTCGTCTTCGACGGCGAGCAGGCTCTGTTCGGCACTGCTCATCGCGGCGGGGAACTGTTCCTGAGGCAGCAACGGGTCTCGGATGACGTCGGCATAGACCTTCAGGGCCGGGATAACGTTCTCGGCAACGGACGCAGCGCTGAAGGTGACAAAGTTCCAGCCGACGCTTTCGCTCCGCTGGATGCCGAGGTTGTCCAGGGCAGACGAGAGTTCGCGGCTGTTGCGGGAGCCGGCTCCGCGAGTGATCAGGTCCGTGAGAATCGAGGCTGTGCCGTTGAAGCCCTCCGGCTCGTAGATCGAACCGGCCGGGACCAGCAGAGAAAAGGCTGCCGAGCGGACCTCGCTCATCGGTTCCATGATCAGCGTCAGGCCGTTGGGGAGCTGCTCGGCCAGGATGTTCTGTTCAGGCATGGAGTCTATCGAATCCGGGGCCAGTTGGTCGGTGATGCCGCATCGACGGTTCCGCGGGAGTGGGCTGTCCCGGGGCCGTTCATCGTCCAGCAGAGGACCGAAGCCGCTTGCGGGACTGCAAAAGTTGTCGATGCGAAACCAGTGAGCGTAGCAGTTCTGCAGAGGCCTGAAAACGCGCCGGCGACGGGCAGGGGAGAGAACGCCTGCTTGTCTCAATTCTTCTCCAGAAGATCCGCCGTGGCAACATCTTCGGGGGGAGCGGTCTGCATGCGGACCATCTCGCGGTAGCGGGTGTCCTTGAGCATCAGTTCTTCGTGGGTTCCCTGTTCGACGATCCGTCCCCCTTCGAGAACCACAATCAGGTCGGCATTGCGAATCGTGCTGAGCCGGTGCGCGATCACAAACGATGTGCGGTTCTGCATCAGCCGCTCGAGGCTCTGCTGGATCAGCCGTTCGCTCTCGGTGTCGAGGTTGCTGGTCGCTTCGTCGAGGATGAGGATTCGCGGATCGGCCAGGACGGCCCGGGCGATGGCGAGCCGCTGCCGCTGTCCGCCACTCAGCTTGACGCCCCGTTCCCCGATGATCGTGTCGTAGCCGTGGGGCAGCTCGGTGATGAAGCCGTGGGCGTTGGCGACGCGAGCCGCGTGACGGATCGCCTCGTCGGCGGCGTCCCGGTTGGCGTAAGCGATGTTCTCGGAGACGGTTCCGTCAAACAGAAAGACTTCCTGGTCGACGACCCCGAGCAGATTGCGGTAGCTCTCGACGTCAATCTCGCGCAGATCCCGTCCGTCGAGCCGCACCCGCCCGTCTGTCGGATCGTAGAACCGGGCGATCAGATTGCAGAGCGTCGTCTTGCCCGCGCCGCTGGGACCGACGAGAGCGACCGTCTGGCCAGCGTCGACGTGCAGATTCACGTCGTCGAGTGCGAGGTTCCCCTCGTCGGAGTACCGGAATGAGACGCGTTCGACAGCCACTTCCCCTCGAACGTCCCCCCGTTCCACCCGCGTCGCCGGGATGCTGCTTTCCATTTCCCGCGGCTCGTCGAGCAGGTCGAGAACGCGATCCAGACCGGAGAGGCTGGTCTGCAGCGTGGCGGCACTCTGGGCGATGATGGCGAGCGGTTCGAGCAGCATCAGCAGGTAAACCAGGAACATCATCAGGTCACCGACCGTGAGCGTTCCTTCGAGCACCTGCCAGCCGCCGTACAGCAGCAGGAGCCCGGAGCCGAAGGGGATGATCAGTTCCCAGACGATTTCGATCGTCCGCATCCACCACCAGACGTACAGCTCCTGGCGGGCCATCAGGTGGTTGTTCGTCATGATGCGGGCCGTTTCGGTCCGCTGCCGGCTGAAGGCCCGCACGACGCGCATGCCGGAGAAGGTCTCGGTCGAAAGGCCGTCGATCTCTTCGCGGCGGGCACGGACATCCCGGTAACGGGGGCGGATCTCGCGGATCCACGTCCGGTGTGTCAGATAGATGAACGGGAGGATTGCCAGGGCCCCCAGCAGCAGCCGCCAGTCCACCCAGGCCAGAATTGCCAGACTGCCCAGAAGCTGCACCAGTGCCCGCCAGGGGTTGTACAGCAGAGCAAACACGAGGTCGCCGATGCTGCCGGCATCTTCACGCAGCAGGCTGGCCAGTCCCCCCGATTTGAGGTCGTGGACGCGCTGCAGGGGGAGCCGGACCGCGTGCTCGAAGACCCGTTTTCGGACGGAAAGCTGGATCCGCTTGGTGGTGCGGGTGGCGTACCAGCGGCCCCAGACGTGCAGAACGACCTTCGCGACCGAAATGGCGAGGACGCCGGCGACAGCCGCCTGCAGCAGCCCCCAGCGGTCGAGATCGGCGAGCCACTGCGGGGCAGCGGTGTCGGCCAGGGAAAGGTCGCCGAGAACGTAGTCGACAATGAATTTGGTGGCGGCGGGGGGAATGAGGGCCAGGCCGGTCGAGACGGTCAGCGTGAGCAGGGCGATCGCCAGTTCGCCGCGGTAATTGCGCGTCAGGCCCCAGAACTGCCCCAGCAGCTGGCCCGTCGAGCGCAGCCGTGGTGTAATTCGGGGACGACCGCGGGGATGTGCCGGCTGACCGGGCGGAGGGCCGCCGTCGGACGACCGCTTGCTCACATCGGCGCGGTACGATTCGAAGCGTCGTCGGCTCGAAGCGTGCGAATCGATCATGACGCGGGGGGAACTCGATTCTTGCGGGAACGGAACGTCGGCGGGGGAAGGTGCGAGTCGCCGGCGGCAGCGGCAGCACATTCGTCAGAAGCAGCCCAACTCGAAATCATTGGGCCCTGCAACGAATCCGTCAACCGGCTGCGGACCGCTACGTGCGTGCAAACTGTCGAAAGTTTGCTTACATTGACGGCGTCCAGATACTCTTCGGGCCGACGCCACGTTTTCCCCGGGCGCCTGGCAACAGCGAGGTCTTCCATGCCGGTGAAAGTCCGCTGCCGCGGTTGCGAAAAAGTTCTCAATGCGCCCGACAAAGCGCGTGGCAAGGTCGTCAAGTGCCCGAAATGTGGCACGAAGCTGAAGGTTCCCGGCGGCAAACAGAAGGTCGAAGCTCCTGCGTCATCGGGAGACAGTGCCGAGTTTCTGGCCGGAATGAACCTCGACTCGCTGAGTCTGGAAGACCGTCACCAGAAGGTCTGTCCGTACTGTGCCTCGGAGATGGATGAGGAAGACGTCATCTGTCCCAGCTGCGGCATGAACACGCAGACGGGCCGGATGGACGCGAAGATCGCGAAGAAAAAGGCGCGCCGCGGGCCCGATCCGAACGAATTCTACCGCAAGGCCTGGAAGGACTCGTGGAAGTTCGTCTTCGAACAGAAGGGGCTGGCGATCCGGACCGGCATGTACTGGACGATCTATTCCGTCCTCAATGCCCTGTCGGTCTTCTTCCTCGTCAAGTACGCCACTCAGATCCCGCTGCTGGTTTTCTGGGGATCGATGACGTTCATTACGATGATGGGGATCCCCGGCTGGTGGCTGTTCCTCGCGCTGAAGATTGTCGACAAGTCGGTCCACCGCGAGAAAATCCAGGCGGACCGGATCCACTTCGACTTCTTCCAGAGTGTCGCGCTCGGACTGCGCATGGTGATCTGGCCGGTTGTGGCCACGTTCCCGTTTGTCTTTCTGGCACCGTTTGCGCTGGGGCTGATGCTGCCGGTCGCCCTGGTGCATATGACGGCGAAGTACACCTATCGCGCCTGGATCTTCTGGGAAATCGGCCGCGTCTTTCTGAAGAACCTGGGCCCGTCGCTGTACGTGGTGATTCTTGGATTCGTGGTCAATCTGCCGGTGGCTGCCCTGGGTTTCGGTATTGCCTACTTCGTGGGGGGCAACGCGTTCCAGAGTGAACCGGTCAACGATCTGACCGGCCGCATCGTCACCTGGGTGATGGAACTCGCCGGCGAGAACCCCAATCCGGAGGGGTTCATCTTCTGGATCGCCCACTCGACGCTGACGTTCCTTGCAGCGATCATCGTGACCGCACCGCTGATGTTCCTGGCCGGTTTCCCCGCGGTCTTCATCATGCGTGTGATCGGCCTGATGGGGATGTACAACTCCCGCAACCTGGACCTGGTCAACAAGATTCACGTGAACACGCCGGCGACGCTCGGCGTGCGGATGCTGGCCTTTATGGTCGACATGCTGCTCAGTCCGCTCGCCACCTTCATCGTCACTGCCGAAAAGAAAGCCATCATCGTCGGTCAGCTGATCAACGTGGCGTTCATTGCGAACATGTATTACCTCGGGAAGGAGACGGCCGGGATGATCTTCGGCCCGATCTGGATCATCTATTCCTGGTGGATGTATTTCGTCGTCCAGGAATCGAGCAATATGCGCACGACGATCGGCAAGGACGGATTCGGTGTGATCGTGCAGTGCGAAGACGGCAAGAAGATGACCCTGATGCAGGGGACGCGACGTTTCTTTGCGTCGCTGGTGACCGTGGCGACCGGCTTCATCGGCTTTCTGATGGTGGCCGTGACCCCGGACAAAAAGGCCCTCCACGACCGCCTGTCGAAGACCGTCGTCGTCTGGCGCGGGGACAAGTAGGGGGGAGTCTTGCGTCTCGAGACGTGAGGGGTGACTTCGTGTGCCACCGGCTGTGCCGGTGCTGTGTGAGCGTATCACTCAGACCGACGAATCCCCGCGTCACCGGATGGGGGACTCAAGGGCTTCCCGCCGGTCCTGCCGAGTTGTTGACGGCGTCATCGATCGACTGCGCCAGTTCGTCGATCGAGGTGGATCCGGTCATGCGATACGCAATCGCTTCGTCTCTGGTCATTCGCCTGCTCGCTGCGGCATCGAGCACCGCCAGCTGAAATGCCGGGGCAAGCACGTCGGCACGCAGGTCTTCGCAAAGGTGGACCTTTCGCTCCCTCACGGTCGCGGCTCGTATGCGCTCCAGCCACAGCCACCCTGTCGCTTCCCGCGGAACGCAGTCCGCGGGCTTTCGCTCCTGCTCGCTAACTCGCTAACTCCTAGCTCCTAGCTCCTAGCTCCTAGCTCCTAGCTCCTAACTCCTAACTCCTAACTCCTAACTCCTAACTCCTAACTCCTAACTCCTACCCACTACCCACTACCCACTACCCACCGCCCACCGCCCACTCGCCTCACCCACTCACCTGCTTCGATGCCCGGATCTGGCGGCGGGCCTGCTGGTAGGCGCGGCGACGTTCCTTGCTGATCGCCATCTTCACGTCGGCCGCGACGAGGTCCACCCGCTCGGCATAACGATCGAGCAGCTTCCGCTCTCTGCGGGAGAGCTGGCCGTCCACCAGCACGATGTGCACGAGCTGTTCGAGGAATTCACGGGCCTGGCGTCCGTCCTGCGGCACGGGGATACCGGCGTCCGACTCGCCTGCTGCGCTGAGGTAGGCATCCGCCTGACCGCCGCTCATGCCGCGGTGTGATGCGAGACGATGAAATGCCTCCCGTTCCTTCTCGCTGATGCCGTCGATGGCGATGACGCGTGCCAGAGTCGCGAGCGACAGGCCGACATCCTCGAACGATTCGAGCGGGGGAGGCGTGGCCGGGCGGCTGCCGCGCGCGTCTGCCACCGCCTGCTGGAACGACTCGTTAATCGCCGGACGGAACGCCATGTCGGACGTATACGGACTGACGTCGTCGAGCACCCAGTCGTATTGGCCGCTGACGAGATTCGCGCCACAGAATTCGCAGCAGCCCTGTTCGTTGACGTCGATCGGGGCACCACAACTCGAGCAGCCGGCGGACGAAAACGTTTCGGACGGCACACTCTGCACGCCGACCTTTCGGACGAGCGTGTAGACCGAGGTGTAGATCGTCTTGCGGCGGACTTCGCGTGAGCGACCGGTCGGATCTCCCTTTGAAAGGATTCCTGACCAACGCACCTTGATGCGGATACGGTCCGGCGCTCCGGCCTCGCCCGGCTGGGCATCGATCAGTTCCACCTTGCCGACGGCGGGAATCTTCCAGAACTCGCTGCGACGCTGCATCTGTTCCAGTTCGTTTGACCACCGGTCGCGGTACTCGGGCGTGAGGATCGGTCGGGCCGGTTCGAGGTCCCGCTGGAATTCGGCCGCCCGCAGTCGCCAGAACATCACCGAAGCACGATCTTCGAGGTGCTGGACATTGAGGGCCGGGTCGCGCTGCTGCAGCTCGGCAAAGCCGGGGACGGCCGCCTCGGCACCGGGGACGATCCACTCCTGATCCTGCGTGATCTCGGCAAGGACCCAGTCGAATTCGCCCGAGTTCACCTGCGCACCGCACGCATCGCACTTCGCCTGATCGACGATTTGCAGCGGCGAGCCGCAACGCGGACAGCGACCTTCGATCGCTCCCTCCGCTTCGAGGGACTTCGCTCCCGGCCGGCGATGGAACGACCAGAACTCGACGAACTCGCTCGCCGAAGTCGAACCGTCCTTCCGGCGTCCCGTTTCGAGATCGACGTTGTAGTCGACTGCCGAGGCACGAATGCGGACATGAATCGTGTCGAACGCGTCGGTCGAGTGAACGGCGGCGATACTGGCGTCTCTTACCTGGACGTTCTCCATCAGATTGCGGAAGCCTTCCGCTTTCTGCATGTCCAGCTGCAGCGAGAAACGCTCATGAATGCCGTCGCTGATGAACGCGCGGGCCGGAAGCATGTTCTGCTCGCTCCAGGCGTGCTGGATCTGCACGAACGCCCGGGTGACGCGTCCGAGAAACGCCTGCTCGTCGAAACCGGGGTCGCGGGCCTGGATGGCCTGTAGCGCTGCCTGCCGGTTCATGCGATCCTGAATCTGGCGACCGCGGCGGATCGTGCGCGTGACATGGCCTTCTTTGGCGGAATTCCCGCTGTAGACCATCAGTACAATGATCCCGGCCACGAGCGGAAAACCGATCAGCGGATGATGCACGCAGAGCCAGATCAGGAAGGCGATGCCGTCGCCGCCGCCACTTCCTCCGCTGCCACCACCTCCTCCTCCTCCGCCACCACCTCCAAAGCCGCCACCGCCACCGGCACGGGCAAAGACGGAATCCGGCCAGATCAGGCAGGCCGAAAGAAGGGCTACGGCCGCCAGCGCCGTCCACCAGAGGCGACGATTCAGCAGACCAGGCCGGCGGAAAAGGGCCCGTAGATCAAGCGGCATGGTTCCGGAGGGGCATCGGGACACACGGACGGAGGCAGGCCACACAAGCGGCCACGATGGGCACGACGATCTCGCCGTGTATCATACATTCGACCTCCTCTGTCAACGTGGACTGTGGGAGCATGGATCACGAGCGGGCCACAATTCGTGATGATCCGGCGGCATCCGGCCGCGATGCGCCCCTGCCGCGCGCACCCGCTGTTCCATGTGCCGTCGCGGCTGCGGTCGGTGTAGTGTTCGCGGGAGCGTTGCCGCTTCCCGGCTGGTTGTTGATGACGGCAACAATTGCGTTCGTCGCCGGTGCAGCGGCTGCACAGACGACGGGTCGCGTTCGTCTCGCAACCGCGTTCACGATCCTCGCCCTGTCCGGACTGGCCGCGGTGCGCACCGTGACGGGGACGATCCTCCCGGATCCGGTTCACATCTTCGAGATCGCACCGCAGGAACCGGTTCCGGTCCGTCTGCGGGGCGTCGTGGCAACCGCGCCGGTCATCCGCAACAGCCAGCAGGATGCGTTCACCCCGCCCTGGATGCGGTCGGACCGGACCGTTTGCGAAGTAGTCTGCACGCATGTCTGTCCACAGGCCGGCACGCTCCTGCCGGTCCGCGGACGGATCCGCCTGCAGACGACCGGTCACCTGCTGCACGTCGACGTGGGAGAGCGGGTCGAGCTGTTCGGCACCCTTCGGTTTGCGGAGCCGCCTCGCAACCCGGGCGAGTTCGACTTCCAGGCCTGGCTCAAAGGGGAGGGGATCTCGGCGGTCGTCCACTGCGAGACGCCCGATGCCATCCGCAGTCTCGGCCTGTTCGAACGGGGCGGAGTCGACCCACACTTCTGGCGGAGCCACATCCGGCAGCGGCTCCGCACGATCATGGGCCGCTCGGTCCGTCCCGGATCACTCCCGGTCGCCGTGTCACTCTTCC
This region includes:
- a CDS encoding AraC family transcriptional regulator — translated: MAATHRPRHVGILVDTDDSWGRNIVEAVCRFGRSRGWTVLIAPRDAQGRLRLPKIWNGDGIIASLRSTSSVRHVEGLKRPVVDVGNMFPKYDWLARVATDDAARGRMAFEHLRDRGLTHFACYAPPIGRYSDVRPQAFADAVAAGGYECALYEAARDDAAGWLTNYSNVRRWLATLPRPLGIFAADPYPARQLVEICSVESIRIPDEVAVLSGDDDDLLCNVASPQISAVELASHRIGATAAQKLARMMKSGATPKQPTLIPPLRVRARHSTDILAMLDDEIADVLRFIRDRAPGGITVADLLDAFPVSRRRLEQRFRQELNRSPAEEIRRVRMAHVGRLLLDSDKPVAAIATEAGFATAATLSQAFRQYFGTTPGEYRRRNRARESPPPERC
- a CDS encoding cupin domain-containing protein, coding for MTLRNLLTPLPRRPVDEVFETLLQQEGLRLERIVSVGHATPPGEWYDQQQDEWVLLMQGAARLRLEDPAEVFELQPGDSLMIPAHRRHRVEWTQPDAETIWLALHVDPQSGSQPES
- a CDS encoding M16 family metallopeptidase; amino-acid sequence: MHFHQTQLSNGLQVIAELNPRAQSTAAGFFVRTGSRDETPEVAGVSHFLEHMAFKGDESFTADDINRIFDELGARYNASTSEEVTLFYAAVLPEYLPRTFELLATLMTPSLRQEDFDLEKQVILEEIGMYEDLPGFTAYDHVMQQHFTGHPLGNSILGTTESISALTAEQMRTYHADRYKAGNIILAVAGNTTWDNVRQLAEQHCGDWPAGNPARDTTEAAPRGARFCVPKPSIQQQHVMQLGPAPPSASPLRYAADLLSVIVGDDSGSRLYWDIVDPGYAEAAELSYNDYDGSGTWATYVCSRPEDIRDNLDRVGVIYEEVNRHGVTEEELEQARNKVSARIVLQSERPMGRLASLGGNWLYRNEYRTVEDDLEVVRSLTTADIRNLLDQYPLRQLTTVGVGPLERLDAPAENGSEQPAE
- a CDS encoding M16 family metallopeptidase: MPEQNILAEQLPNGLTLIMEPMSEVRSAAFSLLVPAGSIYEPEGFNGTASILTDLITRGAGSRNSRELSSALDNLGIQRSESVGWNFVTFSAASVAENVIPALKVYADVIRDPLLPQEQFPAAMSSAEQSLLAVEDDPQRKVLVELRRRCYDAPWNRPVDGTLSELEAVTPANVRSHYKRSFRPNGTILGVAGHIDPAQVREAVQELFGDWSTSEVRDVTRVPRTAAETHIEADSAQTHIGLAFDAVPYRHEDYYAAWAAVSILSGGSSSRLFTEVREKRGLCYSVYASLNSLLEEARILAYAGTTVERAQETLDVMLAEIRKLKEGIDDSELFRCKARAKSALIMQQESTSARASSIARDWFHLGRVQTLDEIHRKLDDLTVPQILDYVREHPVDDITLLAVGPQPLHLPG
- a CDS encoding ABC transporter ATP-binding protein; its protein translation is MIDSHASSRRRFESYRADVSKRSSDGGPPPGQPAHPRGRPRITPRLRSTGQLLGQFWGLTRNYRGELAIALLTLTVSTGLALIPPAATKFIVDYVLGDLSLADTAAPQWLADLDRWGLLQAAVAGVLAISVAKVVLHVWGRWYATRTTKRIQLSVRKRVFEHAVRLPLQRVHDLKSGGLASLLREDAGSIGDLVFALLYNPWRALVQLLGSLAILAWVDWRLLLGALAILPFIYLTHRTWIREIRPRYRDVRARREEIDGLSTETFSGMRVVRAFSRQRTETARIMTNNHLMARQELYVWWWMRTIEIVWELIIPFGSGLLLLYGGWQVLEGTLTVGDLMMFLVYLLMLLEPLAIIAQSAATLQTSLSGLDRVLDLLDEPREMESSIPATRVERGDVRGEVAVERVSFRYSDEGNLALDDVNLHVDAGQTVALVGPSGAGKTTLCNLIARFYDPTDGRVRLDGRDLREIDVESYRNLLGVVDQEVFLFDGTVSENIAYANRDAADEAIRHAARVANAHGFITELPHGYDTIIGERGVKLSGGQRQRLAIARAVLADPRILILDEATSNLDTESERLIQQSLERLMQNRTSFVIAHRLSTIRNADLIVVLEGGRIVEQGTHEELMLKDTRYREMVRMQTAPPEDVATADLLEKN
- a CDS encoding RDD family protein is translated as MPVKVRCRGCEKVLNAPDKARGKVVKCPKCGTKLKVPGGKQKVEAPASSGDSAEFLAGMNLDSLSLEDRHQKVCPYCASEMDEEDVICPSCGMNTQTGRMDAKIAKKKARRGPDPNEFYRKAWKDSWKFVFEQKGLAIRTGMYWTIYSVLNALSVFFLVKYATQIPLLVFWGSMTFITMMGIPGWWLFLALKIVDKSVHREKIQADRIHFDFFQSVALGLRMVIWPVVATFPFVFLAPFALGLMLPVALVHMTAKYTYRAWIFWEIGRVFLKNLGPSLYVVILGFVVNLPVAALGFGIAYFVGGNAFQSEPVNDLTGRIVTWVMELAGENPNPEGFIFWIAHSTLTFLAAIIVTAPLMFLAGFPAVFIMRVIGLMGMYNSRNLDLVNKIHVNTPATLGVRMLAFMVDMLLSPLATFIVTAEKKAIIVGQLINVAFIANMYYLGKETAGMIFGPIWIIYSWWMYFVVQESSNMRTTIGKDGFGVIVQCEDGKKMTLMQGTRRFFASLVTVATGFIGFLMVAVTPDKKALHDRLSKTVVVWRGDK